A genomic stretch from Mya arenaria isolate MELC-2E11 chromosome 10, ASM2691426v1 includes:
- the LOC128205842 gene encoding dopamine beta-hydroxylase-like isoform X1, whose protein sequence is MTVNMFTCSFRFTCLIVAYCACAVSGYDYFRNDIPNGHTVPHPCNSAKTWDGVGHQTQEGGTARNPFGLDWKDNGQVWNSSICEKDSDGDGRTNGQELGDPDCTWTIGTNIAAVASSHPGICEPIRSAMCANKNSFLDCGKQGFQCDAINQPDVFNISISFAPGTRVPRQETTYMCQAFDLPEVATSSTNHLIAAIPNIVNPTVAHHMIIRGCSSDAHITDQHRAAPYMCFMGDQIGCDDIIAIWAVGSPGVCLPDEIGFAVGVGGYKQVLFEIHWDNQLLLDSYVDNSGFILFLTPNKRANDAGILMIGQDQLRIPPLQPAFDVSGRCSGTCLDFIYDENYEEFKIAGAFNHAHLTGSAVVTQVYDPATGGLTDLARDTTYDFNAPIFYIFDKAVSVRRGQELNVTCTYNTMSRTQMTYYGEGTRDEMCFSFLLYYPKESLTDHQCSQKGQTDKCLDVLCGPEQELEFGARVWTACSLFECLDTCKAVAMEADKNPCFSGNRKRAVLENASTQDDVERAAQVFEFFVRLDSCRTEMAMDQCRDDQGVNSGINVAVSTYVTSIAVVLTAMVAHSFPH, encoded by the exons ATGACTGTTAACATGTTTACTTGCTCATTCAGGTTCACCTGTCTTATCGTTGCgtattgcgcatgcgcagtaaGCGGTTATGATTATTTCCGGAACGATATTCCTAACGGTCACACCGTGCCTCACCCATGTAACTCCGCTAAGACATGGGACGGAGTCGGACACCAAACTCAAGAAGGGGGCACGGCAAGGAATCCGTTTGGATTAGACTGGAAAGACAATGGACAA GTCTGGAATTCTTCTATCTGCGAAAAGGATTCGGACGGGGACGGACGTACGAACGGACAGGAGCTCGGAGACCCTGATTGCACGTGGACGATCGGGACAAACATTGCGGCAGTTGCATCATCGCATCCGG GTATATGCGAGCCTATCAGAAGCGCTATGTGTGCAAACAAGAACTCCTTTCTGGACTGTGGAAAACAAGGCTTTCAGTGTGACGCTATCAATCAGCCAG ATGTCTTCAACATCAGTATCTCGTTCGCCCCCGGTACGCGTGTACCTCGACAGGAGACAACGTATATGTGTCAAGCGTTTGATCTACCGGAGGTGGCGACCTCGAGCACCAATCACCTCATAGCGGCCATACCAAATATTGTTAACCCGACTGTGGCTCATCACATGATCATTCGTGGATGCAGCTCAGATG CCCATATAACAGACCAACACAGAGCTGCCCCTTACATGTGTTTTATGGGGGACCAAATCGGATGTGACGATATCATCGCCATATGGGCAGTCGGATCTCCCGGTGTTTGCCTTCCCGACGAAATCGGCTTTGCCGTCGGCGTCGGCGGGTATAAACAGGTTTTGTTTGAG ATTCATTGGGATAATCAGCTGTTGCTGGACAGCTACGTGGACAATTCTGGGTTTATATTGTTCCTTACTCCAAATAAACGAGCGAACGATGCAGGCATATTAATGATTGGCCAGGATCAACTTCGAATTCCACCATTACAGCCGGCATTCGACGTTTCAGGACGCTGTAGTGGCACGTGTTTGGACTTCATTTATGATGAGAATTACGAGGAGTTCAAGATTGCGGGGGCTTTCAACCACGCGCATCTGACAG GTTCGGCTGTTGTGACACAGGTGTATGACCCCGCGACCGGCGGCCTTACTGATCTTGCCCGGGATACAACATACGACTTTAATGCGCCGATATTCTACAT ATTTGACAAGGCGGTTTCGGTACGTCGCGGTCAAGAGCTTAACGTCACATGCACGTACAACACGATGTCCAGAACGCAAATGACCTATTATGGGGAAGGAACCAGAGACGAGATGTGTTTCAGTTTTCTACTGTACTATCCGAAAGAATCCTTAACTGAtc ATCAATGTTCTCAGAAAGGTCAGACTGACAAATGCTTGGACGTGTTATG CGGCCCAGAGCAGGAGTTAGAGTTTGGGGCAAGGGTTTGGACCGCTTGCAGCCTCTTTGAATGTCTGGACACGTGTAAAGCTGTTGCTATGGAAGCAGATAAAAATCCTTGCTTTTCCG GTAACCGAAAGCGAGCCGTTTTGGAAAATGCATCCACCCAAGACGACGTCGAGAGAGCAGCTCAGGTCTTTGAATTCTTTGTGCGCCTAGACAGCTGTAGAACAGAGATGGCGATGGACCAATGCCGCGATGACCAAGGAGTAAATAGTGGCATCAATGTCGCTGTTTCAACTTACGTGACGTCAATTGCGGTCGTTTTGACGGCCATGGTGGCGCATTCCTTTCCTCATTAG
- the LOC128205842 gene encoding dopamine beta-hydroxylase-like isoform X2: MFTCLIVAYCACAVSGYDYFRNDIPNGHTVPHPCNSAKTWDGVGHQTQEGGTARNPFGLDWKDNGQVWNSSICEKDSDGDGRTNGQELGDPDCTWTIGTNIAAVASSHPGICEPIRSAMCANKNSFLDCGKQGFQCDAINQPDVFNISISFAPGTRVPRQETTYMCQAFDLPEVATSSTNHLIAAIPNIVNPTVAHHMIIRGCSSDAHITDQHRAAPYMCFMGDQIGCDDIIAIWAVGSPGVCLPDEIGFAVGVGGYKQVLFEIHWDNQLLLDSYVDNSGFILFLTPNKRANDAGILMIGQDQLRIPPLQPAFDVSGRCSGTCLDFIYDENYEEFKIAGAFNHAHLTGSAVVTQVYDPATGGLTDLARDTTYDFNAPIFYIFDKAVSVRRGQELNVTCTYNTMSRTQMTYYGEGTRDEMCFSFLLYYPKESLTDHQCSQKGQTDKCLDVLCGPEQELEFGARVWTACSLFECLDTCKAVAMEADKNPCFSGNRKRAVLENASTQDDVERAAQVFEFFVRLDSCRTEMAMDQCRDDQGVNSGINVAVSTYVTSIAVVLTAMVAHSFPH, translated from the exons AT GTTCACCTGTCTTATCGTTGCgtattgcgcatgcgcagtaaGCGGTTATGATTATTTCCGGAACGATATTCCTAACGGTCACACCGTGCCTCACCCATGTAACTCCGCTAAGACATGGGACGGAGTCGGACACCAAACTCAAGAAGGGGGCACGGCAAGGAATCCGTTTGGATTAGACTGGAAAGACAATGGACAA GTCTGGAATTCTTCTATCTGCGAAAAGGATTCGGACGGGGACGGACGTACGAACGGACAGGAGCTCGGAGACCCTGATTGCACGTGGACGATCGGGACAAACATTGCGGCAGTTGCATCATCGCATCCGG GTATATGCGAGCCTATCAGAAGCGCTATGTGTGCAAACAAGAACTCCTTTCTGGACTGTGGAAAACAAGGCTTTCAGTGTGACGCTATCAATCAGCCAG ATGTCTTCAACATCAGTATCTCGTTCGCCCCCGGTACGCGTGTACCTCGACAGGAGACAACGTATATGTGTCAAGCGTTTGATCTACCGGAGGTGGCGACCTCGAGCACCAATCACCTCATAGCGGCCATACCAAATATTGTTAACCCGACTGTGGCTCATCACATGATCATTCGTGGATGCAGCTCAGATG CCCATATAACAGACCAACACAGAGCTGCCCCTTACATGTGTTTTATGGGGGACCAAATCGGATGTGACGATATCATCGCCATATGGGCAGTCGGATCTCCCGGTGTTTGCCTTCCCGACGAAATCGGCTTTGCCGTCGGCGTCGGCGGGTATAAACAGGTTTTGTTTGAG ATTCATTGGGATAATCAGCTGTTGCTGGACAGCTACGTGGACAATTCTGGGTTTATATTGTTCCTTACTCCAAATAAACGAGCGAACGATGCAGGCATATTAATGATTGGCCAGGATCAACTTCGAATTCCACCATTACAGCCGGCATTCGACGTTTCAGGACGCTGTAGTGGCACGTGTTTGGACTTCATTTATGATGAGAATTACGAGGAGTTCAAGATTGCGGGGGCTTTCAACCACGCGCATCTGACAG GTTCGGCTGTTGTGACACAGGTGTATGACCCCGCGACCGGCGGCCTTACTGATCTTGCCCGGGATACAACATACGACTTTAATGCGCCGATATTCTACAT ATTTGACAAGGCGGTTTCGGTACGTCGCGGTCAAGAGCTTAACGTCACATGCACGTACAACACGATGTCCAGAACGCAAATGACCTATTATGGGGAAGGAACCAGAGACGAGATGTGTTTCAGTTTTCTACTGTACTATCCGAAAGAATCCTTAACTGAtc ATCAATGTTCTCAGAAAGGTCAGACTGACAAATGCTTGGACGTGTTATG CGGCCCAGAGCAGGAGTTAGAGTTTGGGGCAAGGGTTTGGACCGCTTGCAGCCTCTTTGAATGTCTGGACACGTGTAAAGCTGTTGCTATGGAAGCAGATAAAAATCCTTGCTTTTCCG GTAACCGAAAGCGAGCCGTTTTGGAAAATGCATCCACCCAAGACGACGTCGAGAGAGCAGCTCAGGTCTTTGAATTCTTTGTGCGCCTAGACAGCTGTAGAACAGAGATGGCGATGGACCAATGCCGCGATGACCAAGGAGTAAATAGTGGCATCAATGTCGCTGTTTCAACTTACGTGACGTCAATTGCGGTCGTTTTGACGGCCATGGTGGCGCATTCCTTTCCTCATTAG
- the LOC128206348 gene encoding angiopoietin-related protein 7-like codes for MRAKIGMLFVLVSCLVVAIRGFNDSESNVESKFKGLEHTVNSLEKTLRSLGKDVEVLNQVGTSFKDCGEIYHTGIRGDGVYTISPDGSCPFKVYCDMTHGGWMVIQKRIDGSINFYQPWTSYVNGFGDLTGEHWLGLQKIHRLTTHGAQIYFNMTRTADQRIDFGHYKYFKVEDSTTDYTMRTDNQAYEGTIPDDMFMYHNGRKFTTYDRDNDGHGSANCAQLLSGGAW; via the exons ATGCGCGCCAAGATCGGAATGTTATTTGTGCTGGTGTCGTGCCTAGTTGTAGCTATAAGGGGATTCAATGATTCGGAAAGCAATGTGGAATCAAAGTTTAAAGGTCTTGAACATACTGTCAACAGTTTGGAGAAAACGTTAAGGAGCCTTGGTAAAGATGTCGAAGTATTAAATCAGGTCGGAACCAGTTTCAAAG ACTGTGGTGAAATATACCATACAGGTATTCGGGGCGACGGGGTTTACACAATTTCTCCTGATGGCAGCTGTCCCTTCAAAGTGTACTGTGACATGACTCATGGAGGATGGATGGTCATacag AAAAGAATCGATGGGAGTATTAACTTTTATCAACCTTGGACTTCTTACGTTAATGGTTTCGGAGATCTGACAGGGGAACACTGGCTGGGTTTACAGAAGATCCATCGCCTGACAACCCATGGAGCCCAGATATACTTCAACATGACCAGGACTGCAGATCAGCGCATCGACTTCGGGCACTACAAATACTTCAAAGTTGAAGATTCAACAACAGACTACACAATGAGAACTGACAACCAAGCGTATGAAGGAACAATTCCAGATGATATGTTCATGTACCACAATGGCAGGAAATTCACGACCTATGATCGAGATAATGACGGACATGGTTCAGCAAACTGCGCACAACTTTTAAGTGGCGGTGCGTGGTAG
- the LOC128204794 gene encoding uncharacterized protein LOC128204794 produces MALSEPQHKVEAAVIVVIDFGTTFCGYAFMFTSYPTSIYTAIGEEREPSCVLLNQDKNFNAFGKQAFPKYTELEQEEHQSYYFFHHFKMKLYESEKLITRNDSPRSNWKRSGRLAVMKGAVIMGMKPRNIVQRRAQFTYGFSNSELFLEEEHPKQLKFNLNGETLGEGVFDKLIERGQLLQYQQESSRKFYDTFKQPQIKQIIWHISLWRSYKPGPRYCFLKEDFCDEVGTISMQPPPDGWPDVVHGKRKLIVGETEFTIKVIIKETGEETTAIIDFL; encoded by the exons ATGGCGTTATCAGAGCCTCAGCATAAAGTAGAAGCTGCAGTGATTGTGGTGATAGACTTCGGGACCACATTCTGTGGCTATGCCTTTATGTTCACCAGTTATCCCACATCCATCTACACAGCCATTGGTGAGGAGAGGGAACCCTCCTGTGTGCTCCTCAACcaagataagaatttcaatgCATTTGGAAAACAGGCATTTCCCAAGTACACAGAGTTAGAACAAGAGGAACATCAGTCATACTACTTTTTCCATCACTTCAAGATGAAACTGTATGAAAGTGAGAAACTTATAACGAGAAACGACTCTCCAAGATCAAACTGGAAAAGAA GTGGAAGACTGGCAGTGATGAAAGGGGCTGTAATAATGGGAATGAAGCCCAGAAACATCGTCCAGAGGAGAGCACAATTCACATATGGGTTTTCAAATAGTGAACTATTTCTAGAAGAAGAACATCCAAAACAgttaaagtttaatttaaatggcGAGACCTTGGGTGAAGGTGTGTTTGATAAGCTGATAGAGCGGGGGCAGCTCCTGCAGTATCAGCAAGAGTCCTCCCGGAAATTCTATGACACCTTCAAGCAACCACAGATAAAACAGATAATATGGCATATATCACTGTGGAGGTCTTACAAGCCTGGTCCTAGATACTGCTTCCTGAAGGAAGACTTTTGTGATGAAGTTGGTACGATCAGCATGCAACCTCCTCCTGATGGCTGGCCCGATGTGGTACATGGTAAACGGAAGTTGATAGTGGGGGAGACTGAGTTCACCATTAAAGTTATTATAAAGGAAACTGGTGAGGAAACGACAGCGATTATTGACTTTCTGTGA